The following are encoded in a window of Streptomyces sp. Go-475 genomic DNA:
- a CDS encoding serine/threonine-protein kinase, giving the protein MLDGTRDTATGVGSALLRQGQRINSALVVDRRLGEGAFAEVYRVRHHILGWQALKLFKHVASLEATSRMLDEARILSTLGHPNIIRVFDAGTVQTSEGVRGYITMEYVAGGSLERLMDSHAGVVPVGEVTAVLRQAAEGLAVAHERPHPIVHRDLSLANVLVGYDETGLRVKVSDFGLAKETDPGTMAASAQGTVAYMPPEVLRRGKGYGCPGDVWALGTIVYFLLTGHFPYDGGDPVQSFSLERFTRPLRPPRAFNDDVGPELDRLVTDMLRIDPAERPATARAVADRAAGLRPSPGPGPADPAEPAESADALVREATALSRVPGKLGEAADLLEETISRYPRLRERHLTRLMTWRRGVIM; this is encoded by the coding sequence GTGCTCGACGGCACGCGGGACACGGCGACGGGCGTGGGCAGCGCCCTGCTCCGGCAGGGGCAGCGGATCAACTCGGCACTCGTCGTGGACCGCCGGCTGGGGGAGGGCGCCTTCGCCGAGGTGTACCGGGTACGGCACCACATCCTCGGCTGGCAGGCGCTGAAGCTGTTCAAGCACGTGGCCTCGCTGGAGGCGACGTCCCGGATGCTCGACGAGGCCCGGATCCTGTCCACCCTGGGACACCCCAACATCATCCGGGTCTTCGACGCCGGCACCGTGCAGACCTCCGAGGGCGTGCGCGGCTACATCACCATGGAGTACGTGGCGGGCGGCAGCCTGGAGCGGCTGATGGACTCCCATGCGGGCGTGGTGCCCGTCGGCGAGGTGACCGCCGTGCTCCGGCAGGCCGCCGAGGGACTCGCCGTCGCCCATGAACGCCCGCATCCGATCGTCCACCGCGACCTGTCCCTCGCCAACGTCCTCGTCGGCTACGACGAGACCGGGCTGCGCGTGAAGGTGAGCGACTTCGGCCTCGCCAAGGAGACCGACCCCGGCACCATGGCGGCCAGCGCCCAGGGCACGGTCGCCTACATGCCGCCCGAGGTGCTGCGCCGCGGCAAGGGCTACGGCTGCCCCGGGGACGTCTGGGCCCTCGGCACCATCGTGTACTTCCTGCTCACCGGGCACTTCCCGTACGACGGCGGCGACCCGGTGCAGTCCTTCTCCCTGGAGCGGTTCACCCGGCCGCTCCGGCCGCCCCGCGCCTTCAACGACGACGTGGGGCCCGAACTGGACCGGCTGGTCACCGACATGCTGCGGATCGACCCGGCCGAGCGGCCCGCCACGGCCCGTGCCGTCGCCGACCGCGCCGCCGGCCTGCGCCCCTCGCCCGGCCCCGGCCCGGCGGACCCGGCCGAGCCGGCCGAATCCGCCGACGCGCTGGTGCGGGAGGCCACCGCACTCTCCCGGGTGCCCGGGAAGCTCGGCGAGGCCGCCGACCTGCTGGAGGAGACCATCAGCCGCTACCCGCGGCTGCGGGAGAGGCATCTGACACGGCTCATGACCTGGCGCCGGGGGGTGATCATGTGA
- a CDS encoding Hsp70 family protein, whose amino-acid sequence MRETIDFGIDLGTTNSAIAVADDDGVRVIKNNDGWDYTPSAVWMPKPDVIHVGRRARERTDTQPDDAHAEFKLEMGVAGAVRRFVRAGTALTPEQLSAEVLKSLRQDAAHDTGGPPEAAVITVPASFALHQNSATSAAAALAGLGEHCPLVQEPTAAAFAYGVQDASESTHWMVFDLGGGTFDAAVMSKRDGELQLLQHAGDPHLGGKLIDWAIVEELLAPAVRNDLRLPDFARRNHRWRANFAKLKLAAEDAKIELSRRGSYDIVLDLADGDGGTAPFEYTLTRGALDDLAQPFYARAVKLCRDALAESSLRPDHIDRLLLVGGATLAPGLRELLADPVEGLGIPLDHTQDPTTVVARGAAVFARTVRTPSKPRTAAPGEFTVELHYEPQSLETTGIPVSGRVTGGTAVPDWTRYTVTLTNPEGRPPFRGPRTTLTPDGAFYTEVTIDSGTRSHFTVELSDDSGTRQTLLPDTLSITHAQVLPGDAVLTSTLGIGKADGSFAPMLRKGTALPTSITRTFETSIPLRRSQPDAVIRIPLLEGERRRADRNTRVGLLEIRPRDIRFDLPAQTPVEVTFEINATNREVTVTADIPVADAQFEATIDRSRLVAPTHDELADRLHDLEQRAHALRERAEDVHSEQALARLDELSDQKALTHLRKEVDAAAVDTGAAGTSDRRIRDLEAQLDDVEEAIDIPGLQHELWDLLNSCEDLIEQVGGGPAERRELESLRTRATSAGEDGTPAGLRRLADRVRDFQVDLLRRSDQWDFLVFHSLVDLRDEMTSRAQADAAIADGRRAVAAGDRTALSAVNQRLRRLLPPGVSEERRIGGVQESR is encoded by the coding sequence ATGCGCGAGACCATCGACTTCGGCATCGACCTCGGCACCACCAACAGCGCCATCGCCGTGGCGGACGACGACGGCGTGCGCGTCATCAAGAACAACGACGGCTGGGACTACACCCCGTCCGCCGTGTGGATGCCCAAGCCCGACGTGATCCACGTGGGCCGCCGCGCCCGGGAACGCACCGACACCCAGCCCGACGACGCCCACGCCGAGTTCAAGCTGGAGATGGGCGTGGCGGGCGCCGTGCGGCGCTTCGTCCGCGCCGGAACGGCCCTCACCCCCGAGCAGCTCTCCGCCGAGGTCCTCAAGTCCCTGCGCCAGGACGCCGCGCACGACACCGGCGGCCCGCCGGAGGCGGCGGTGATCACCGTGCCCGCCTCCTTCGCGCTGCACCAGAACAGCGCCACCTCCGCCGCCGCGGCCCTCGCCGGGCTCGGCGAGCACTGCCCGCTGGTCCAGGAACCGACCGCGGCGGCCTTCGCGTACGGCGTGCAGGACGCCTCCGAGTCCACCCACTGGATGGTGTTCGACCTGGGCGGCGGCACCTTCGACGCGGCCGTGATGAGCAAGCGCGACGGCGAACTGCAACTGCTCCAGCACGCCGGCGACCCGCACCTGGGCGGCAAGCTCATCGACTGGGCGATCGTCGAGGAACTCCTCGCCCCCGCCGTCCGGAACGACCTCCGGCTGCCCGACTTCGCCCGGCGCAACCACCGGTGGCGGGCCAACTTCGCCAAGCTCAAACTGGCCGCCGAGGACGCCAAGATCGAGCTGTCCCGGCGCGGCTCCTACGACATCGTCCTCGACCTCGCCGACGGCGACGGCGGTACGGCGCCCTTCGAGTACACCCTCACCCGGGGCGCCCTCGACGACCTCGCGCAGCCCTTCTACGCCCGCGCGGTCAAACTGTGCCGGGACGCCCTCGCCGAAAGCTCCCTGCGGCCCGACCACATCGACCGGCTGCTGCTCGTCGGCGGCGCGACTCTCGCCCCGGGGCTGCGCGAACTGCTGGCCGATCCCGTCGAGGGCCTGGGCATCCCGCTCGACCACACCCAGGACCCCACCACCGTCGTCGCGCGCGGAGCGGCCGTCTTCGCCCGTACGGTCCGCACGCCGAGCAAGCCCCGCACGGCGGCACCGGGCGAGTTCACCGTGGAACTCCACTACGAACCCCAGTCGCTGGAGACCACCGGCATCCCCGTCTCCGGCCGGGTCACCGGCGGCACCGCCGTCCCCGACTGGACCCGCTACACCGTCACCCTGACCAACCCCGAAGGCCGCCCGCCCTTCCGCGGACCGCGCACCACCCTCACCCCCGACGGCGCCTTCTACACCGAGGTGACCATCGACTCCGGCACCCGGTCCCACTTCACCGTGGAACTCTCCGACGACTCCGGCACCCGGCAGACCCTCCTTCCGGACACCCTGTCGATCACCCACGCCCAGGTCCTGCCCGGCGACGCCGTGCTGACCAGCACCCTCGGCATCGGCAAGGCCGACGGCTCCTTCGCGCCGATGCTGCGCAAGGGCACCGCCCTGCCGACCTCGATCACCAGGACGTTCGAGACCTCCATCCCGCTGCGCCGCTCCCAGCCGGACGCCGTCATCCGCATCCCGCTGCTGGAGGGCGAACGCCGCCGCGCCGACCGCAACACCCGGGTCGGCCTGCTGGAGATCCGGCCCCGGGACATCCGCTTCGACCTGCCGGCGCAGACGCCCGTCGAGGTGACCTTCGAGATCAACGCCACCAACCGGGAAGTCACCGTCACCGCCGACATCCCCGTCGCCGACGCGCAGTTCGAGGCGACCATCGACCGCTCCCGGCTGGTGGCGCCCACGCACGACGAACTCGCCGACCGGCTGCACGACCTGGAACAGCGCGCGCACGCCCTGCGCGAACGCGCCGAGGACGTCCACTCCGAGCAGGCCCTGGCCCGGCTCGACGAACTGTCCGACCAGAAGGCGCTCACCCACCTGCGCAAGGAGGTCGACGCGGCGGCCGTCGACACGGGCGCGGCCGGCACCAGCGACCGGCGCATCCGCGATCTGGAGGCCCAGCTCGACGACGTCGAGGAGGCCATCGACATCCCCGGCCTCCAGCACGAGCTGTGGGACCTCCTCAACAGCTGCGAGGACCTCATCGAGCAGGTCGGCGGCGGGCCGGCCGAGCGCCGCGAACTGGAGAGCCTGCGCACCCGCGCGACCAGCGCCGGCGAGGACGGCACCCCGGCCGGGCTGCGCCGCCTCGCCGACCGGGTGCGCGACTTCCAGGTCGACCTGCTCCGCCGCAGCGACCAGTGGGACTTCCTCGTCTTCCACTCCCTGGTCGACCTGCGCGACGAGATGACCTCCCGCGCCCAGGCGGACGCGGCGATCGCCGACGGCCGCCGGGCCGTCGCCGCGGGCGACCGCACCGCCCTGTCCGCCGTCAACCAGCGCCTGCGCCGCCTGCTCCCGCCCGGGGTGTCCGAGGAGCGGCGGATCGGCGGGGTCCAGGAGAGCCGGTGA
- a CDS encoding tetratricopeptide repeat protein: MRVTDRDERAGGTPPRDEPGAGGPPPRAGSGADGPYGPNALDPVAPRPLDELDAVLLVSRARDLARSGDLSGALELLRDDERPGEHRDVLDLRARVHAQRGETAEAAECWRRVLARWPEDPEARAGLARLGRTGPAAALGRHRTRTALVAAVCVVTAAVAGVVTTLDEPRPARTDTDRAAGPETPGTSATPAPGQDPDEARRSTALAALARDVRAPGLRVTTHPDSVEVAFTEGLFSEGTRLTPAGAQRLTALGERLAALGERPAGRGEQPAITVHGHAAVVPGAPRSGGSVVALWRALVAARELSAAAGKPLTAFTTDSADQRDAPYPDDPARNRTVTVVLTPR, encoded by the coding sequence ATGCGGGTGACGGACAGGGACGAACGGGCCGGCGGCACGCCGCCGCGCGACGAACCGGGTGCCGGGGGGCCGCCGCCCCGGGCCGGATCCGGCGCGGACGGCCCGTACGGCCCCAACGCCCTCGATCCGGTCGCCCCCCGGCCCCTGGACGAACTGGACGCCGTCCTTCTCGTGTCGCGGGCCCGGGACCTCGCACGCTCCGGCGACCTGAGCGGCGCTCTGGAGCTGTTGCGGGACGACGAGAGACCGGGCGAGCACCGGGACGTGCTCGATCTGCGGGCCCGCGTGCACGCCCAGCGCGGGGAGACGGCCGAGGCGGCCGAGTGCTGGCGGCGGGTCCTGGCCCGGTGGCCCGAGGACCCGGAGGCCAGAGCCGGACTCGCCCGGCTGGGCCGTACGGGCCCGGCGGCGGCGCTCGGCCGCCACCGCACCCGTACGGCCCTGGTGGCGGCGGTGTGCGTGGTGACCGCCGCCGTCGCCGGCGTGGTCACCACCCTGGACGAACCCCGGCCAGCCCGGACGGACACCGACCGCGCGGCCGGCCCGGAAACCCCCGGCACGAGCGCCACCCCCGCCCCCGGGCAGGACCCTGACGAGGCCCGGCGCTCCACCGCCCTCGCCGCCCTGGCCCGCGACGTGCGCGCCCCGGGCCTGCGCGTCACCACCCACCCGGACTCGGTCGAAGTCGCCTTCACCGAAGGACTGTTCTCCGAGGGCACCCGGCTGACCCCGGCAGGAGCCCAGCGGCTGACCGCGCTCGGGGAACGGCTCGCCGCGCTCGGGGAACGGCCGGCCGGACGTGGGGAACAGCCGGCCATCACGGTGCACGGGCACGCGGCCGTCGTCCCCGGCGCCCCCCGCAGCGGCGGCTCCGTCGTCGCGCTGTGGCGGGCCCTCGTCGCCGCCCGCGAACTCAGCGCCGCCGCCGGCAAGCCCCTCACCGCGTTCACCACCGACAGCGCCGACCAGCGCGACGCCCCCTACCCGGACGACCCCGCCCGCAACCGCACGGTCACGGTCGTGCTCACCCCGCGCTAG
- a CDS encoding FHA domain-containing protein: MSFSASLARGVAPTKPGTLHARTVTGDLCAPPRTGLTVRFGRGERPDVDLEVGVDDLRVSRRHGELTYRQGQWWLRNTGRQLVRLPRGRMMHTSTEPVPLATGYTPLFVKGSGYREHLIELYVADHDDQGPVSRRRAETLRPETWALDDDERLLLVVLGQRYLLYEEDPRPLTYSMAARQLVHLRPDGNWTDRRIEHRIEAVRKRLHGTGFRYPLLHDPSEERRPSDNRLLHNLLKGLVESTTLVPPDLNLMDEAPAGQP; encoded by the coding sequence ATGTCCTTCTCCGCCAGCCTCGCGCGCGGTGTCGCGCCCACCAAGCCCGGGACCCTGCACGCCCGCACGGTCACCGGCGACCTGTGCGCCCCGCCCCGCACGGGACTGACCGTCCGCTTCGGCCGGGGCGAGCGGCCGGACGTGGACCTGGAGGTCGGCGTGGACGACCTGCGGGTGAGCCGCCGCCACGGGGAGCTGACGTACCGTCAGGGACAGTGGTGGCTGCGCAACACCGGGCGGCAACTGGTGCGGCTGCCGCGCGGCCGGATGATGCACACCAGCACCGAGCCGGTCCCCCTCGCCACCGGCTACACACCGCTGTTCGTGAAGGGCTCCGGCTACCGCGAGCACCTCATCGAACTGTACGTCGCCGACCACGACGACCAGGGGCCGGTCTCCCGCCGCCGGGCGGAGACCCTGCGCCCGGAGACCTGGGCACTCGACGACGACGAGCGGCTGCTGCTGGTCGTCCTCGGCCAGCGGTACCTGCTGTACGAGGAGGACCCGCGGCCCCTGACGTACTCCATGGCCGCCCGGCAGCTCGTCCATCTGCGCCCGGACGGCAACTGGACGGACCGCAGGATCGAGCACCGCATCGAGGCGGTCCGCAAGCGCCTGCACGGCACCGGCTTCCGCTACCCGCTGCTGCACGACCCGTCCGAGGAGCGGCGGCCCTCCGACAACCGCCTGCTGCACAACCTCCTCAAGGGGCTGGTGGAGTCGACGACGCTGGTGCCGCCGGACCTGAACCTGATGGACGAGGCGCCCGCGGGACAGCCGTAG
- a CDS encoding serine/threonine-protein kinase → MRPGDEFAGRYVLKEVIGTGRGGEVWLAHDTVVGQDVALKRERVEGERETAVRRLLGEPRALAKFRDHPHVVTLFDVLTVPPDGDGNRSGNGNEDRNGEEDGGGDAAEAYWFVMEHVPGGGLDRHPPMSPVRAARVGAQLADALAALHRAGIVHCDVKPANVGLTGRGTAKLLDFGAAYRAGGTETITANGPYSFTPDYAAPELARGNVPRPASDVFCLAATLHALVTGSPPRGGDDGEGAGEDTARLTHWKAEQGVVELDAEAVGPLRPVLAAMLRRDPAQRPDAAEAGRLLAAVAESGTQVPGGRPAEPGGGRRRRRVLFAGALGLCAALALGLVALPGGDAGDGTGTGTRDSVGRQLPEDPGKGGTRSLIGDPRTADVCALTDPAALDRFGRSEVDVDYGNFDRCDVLVHTDDSTRIDVSLQLRRGAPPEASEPVRTIGSIAVREQPAEPDECGLLLSRDAGDGQDGDAGDGMYVGVRVDVGHGEVAGGAAALCAVADTAARSAAGVLNRGPLPRRSPGYPAASLAWADACALLDARALSVVPGVKADVPEAGVANWECEWFSDVDDLEADIAFFRDEPRSARDGRTVELSGYQAVVEPEGNGADTCTVFVAYRAYGGRDAETAMEMVRLYVGGQRPMGQLCGMATDLAASAAARLRAR, encoded by the coding sequence GTGCGTCCCGGAGACGAGTTCGCCGGCCGCTATGTCCTCAAGGAGGTCATCGGCACAGGGCGGGGCGGTGAGGTGTGGCTGGCCCACGACACGGTGGTGGGGCAGGACGTCGCGCTGAAGCGCGAGCGGGTCGAGGGCGAGCGGGAGACCGCCGTGCGGCGGCTGCTGGGCGAGCCGCGCGCCCTGGCCAAGTTCCGGGACCATCCGCATGTCGTGACGCTGTTCGATGTCCTGACCGTGCCGCCGGACGGGGACGGGAACAGGAGCGGGAACGGGAACGAGGACAGGAACGGGGAGGAAGACGGGGGCGGGGACGCCGCCGAGGCGTACTGGTTCGTCATGGAGCACGTGCCCGGCGGCGGTCTCGACCGGCACCCGCCCATGAGCCCCGTGCGGGCGGCCCGGGTCGGGGCCCAACTCGCCGACGCCCTCGCGGCGTTGCACCGGGCGGGCATCGTCCACTGTGACGTCAAGCCCGCCAACGTCGGCCTCACCGGGCGCGGTACCGCGAAGCTGCTGGACTTCGGTGCCGCCTACCGGGCCGGCGGCACCGAGACCATCACGGCCAACGGCCCCTACAGCTTCACCCCGGACTACGCCGCTCCCGAGCTGGCCCGCGGGAACGTGCCCCGGCCCGCCTCGGACGTGTTCTGCCTGGCCGCCACGCTCCACGCCCTGGTCACCGGTTCCCCGCCGCGCGGCGGCGACGACGGGGAGGGCGCCGGTGAGGACACCGCCCGGCTGACGCACTGGAAGGCCGAGCAGGGCGTCGTCGAGCTGGACGCCGAGGCCGTGGGGCCGCTGCGTCCCGTGCTCGCGGCGATGCTGCGGCGCGACCCGGCGCAGCGCCCCGACGCGGCCGAGGCCGGGCGGCTCCTGGCGGCCGTCGCCGAATCCGGGACGCAGGTCCCGGGTGGGCGGCCCGCCGAGCCCGGCGGCGGACGGCGGCGCCGCCGGGTGTTGTTCGCCGGGGCCCTCGGCCTCTGCGCCGCGCTCGCGCTGGGCCTCGTCGCCCTGCCCGGCGGCGACGCCGGCGACGGCACCGGCACCGGCACCCGTGACTCCGTCGGGCGGCAGCTGCCGGAGGACCCCGGGAAGGGCGGTACGCGGTCCCTGATCGGCGATCCGCGCACCGCCGACGTGTGCGCCCTGACCGACCCGGCCGCGCTCGACCGGTTCGGCAGGAGCGAAGTCGACGTGGACTACGGCAACTTCGACCGCTGCGACGTGCTCGTCCACACCGACGACAGCACCCGGATCGACGTCTCCCTCCAACTGCGCCGGGGCGCGCCGCCCGAGGCGTCGGAGCCCGTCCGGACCATCGGGAGCATCGCCGTCCGGGAGCAGCCGGCCGAGCCGGACGAGTGCGGGCTGCTGCTGTCCCGCGACGCGGGCGACGGCCAGGACGGCGACGCCGGTGACGGCATGTACGTCGGGGTCCGCGTCGACGTGGGCCACGGCGAGGTCGCGGGCGGTGCCGCCGCGCTGTGCGCCGTCGCCGACACGGCCGCCCGCAGCGCGGCCGGGGTGCTGAACCGCGGCCCGCTCCCCCGCCGTTCCCCGGGCTACCCGGCCGCCTCGCTGGCCTGGGCGGACGCCTGCGCGCTGCTCGACGCCAGGGCGCTGTCCGTCGTCCCCGGCGTCAAGGCGGACGTACCGGAGGCGGGGGTCGCGAACTGGGAGTGCGAGTGGTTCAGCGACGTCGACGACCTGGAGGCGGACATCGCCTTCTTCCGCGACGAGCCCAGGTCCGCCCGGGACGGCCGGACGGTCGAGCTCAGCGGATACCAGGCCGTCGTCGAGCCGGAGGGCAACGGGGCGGACACCTGCACGGTGTTCGTCGCCTACCGCGCGTACGGCGGGCGGGACGCCGAGACGGCCATGGAGATGGTGCGCCTGTACGTCGGCGGGCAGCGGCCGATGGGGCAGCTCTGCGGGATGGCCACCGACCTGGCCGCCTCCGCCGCCGCGCGACTGCGCGCCCGCTGA
- a CDS encoding DUF488 domain-containing protein, whose amino-acid sequence MDALLLTFGHSTAGRERITELLRHAGVTAVVDVRTAPGSRRDPDLSRRRLAEWLPGGGIAYRWEPALGGFRTAPADSPDVVWRNASFRGYAAHTRSPGFVTAMDRLLREAADARTAVMCSEAVWWRCHRRLIADFAVLARGVPAHHLMHDGRLTAHTPTPGARLREDGLLVYDDYDGQDGGDGRSGPDGG is encoded by the coding sequence GTGGACGCGCTTCTGCTGACCTTCGGGCACAGCACCGCCGGGCGGGAGCGGATCACCGAGCTGCTGCGGCACGCCGGCGTCACGGCCGTCGTCGATGTGCGGACCGCTCCCGGCAGCCGCCGCGACCCCGACCTGTCGCGGCGGCGGCTCGCCGAGTGGCTGCCGGGCGGCGGCATCGCCTACCGGTGGGAGCCCGCCCTCGGCGGGTTCCGTACCGCGCCCGCGGACAGCCCGGACGTCGTCTGGCGCAATGCCTCCTTCCGCGGTTATGCCGCCCACACCCGCTCCCCCGGCTTCGTCACCGCGATGGACCGCCTGCTGCGCGAGGCCGCGGACGCGCGGACGGCCGTGATGTGCAGCGAGGCGGTCTGGTGGCGCTGCCACCGTCGCCTGATCGCCGACTTCGCGGTGCTCGCCCGCGGCGTACCGGCGCACCACCTCATGCACGACGGGCGTCTCACCGCGCATACGCCGACGCCCGGCGCGCGCCTGCGCGAGGACGGGCTCCTCGTGTACGACGACTACGACGGCCAGGACGGCGGCGACGGCCGCAGTGGGCCGGACGGCGGCTGA
- a CDS encoding UDP-N-acetylglucosamine 1-carboxyvinyltransferase — protein sequence MADDYLVRIGKLIRDARQHRGWTQAQLAEALGTSQSAVNRIERGNQNISLEMIARIGEALDSEIVSLGYAGPMHLRVVGGRRLSGAIDVKTSKNACVALLCASLLNQGRTVLRRVARIEEVYRLLEVLGSIGVRTRWINDGVDLEIVPSAELDLAAIDADAARRTRSIIMFLGPLLHRMNHFKLPYAGGCDLGTRTVEPHMIALRRFGLDIAATEGQYHAQVDRSVSPDRPIVLTERGDTVTENALLAAARHDGITVIRNASSNYMVQDLCFFLEALGVKVDGIGTTTLTVHGVPTIDVDVDYSPSEDPVEAMSLVAAAVVTESELTVRRVPIEFLEIELAVLEEMGLDHDRTPEYFADNGRTRLVDLTVRPSKLEAPIDKIHPMPFPGLNIDNVPFFAAIAAVAQGKTLIHDWVYDNRAIYLTDLNRLGGRLQLLDPHRVLVEGPTRWRAAEMMCPPALRPAVVVLLAMMAAEGTSVLRNVYVINRGYEDLAERLNSIGAQIETFRDI from the coding sequence ATGGCAGACGACTACCTCGTACGTATCGGCAAGCTCATCCGTGACGCCCGGCAGCACCGGGGCTGGACGCAGGCGCAGCTGGCCGAGGCGCTCGGAACCAGCCAGAGCGCCGTCAACCGGATCGAGCGCGGCAATCAGAACATCAGCCTTGAGATGATCGCGCGCATCGGGGAGGCCCTCGACAGCGAGATCGTGTCCCTCGGCTATGCCGGTCCGATGCATCTGCGGGTCGTCGGCGGGCGCCGGCTGTCCGGTGCCATCGACGTGAAGACGAGCAAGAACGCGTGCGTCGCGCTGCTGTGCGCCTCGCTGCTCAACCAGGGGCGCACGGTGCTGCGCCGCGTCGCCCGCATCGAGGAGGTGTACCGCCTCCTGGAGGTGCTGGGCTCCATCGGCGTGCGCACCCGGTGGATCAACGACGGTGTCGACCTGGAGATCGTGCCGTCGGCCGAGCTGGACCTGGCGGCGATCGACGCGGACGCGGCCCGCCGCACCCGCTCGATCATCATGTTCCTCGGCCCGCTGCTGCACCGCATGAACCACTTCAAGCTGCCGTACGCCGGCGGCTGCGACCTCGGCACCCGCACGGTCGAGCCGCACATGATCGCGCTGCGCCGGTTCGGCCTGGACATCGCCGCCACCGAGGGCCAGTACCACGCCCAGGTCGACCGCTCGGTCAGCCCCGACCGCCCGATCGTGCTGACCGAGCGCGGGGACACCGTCACCGAGAACGCGCTGCTCGCCGCCGCCCGGCACGACGGCATCACCGTCATCCGCAACGCCTCCTCCAACTACATGGTCCAGGACCTGTGCTTCTTCCTGGAGGCGCTCGGCGTCAAGGTCGACGGCATCGGCACCACCACGCTCACCGTGCACGGCGTGCCGACCATCGACGTCGACGTGGACTACTCCCCCTCCGAGGACCCGGTCGAGGCGATGAGCCTGGTCGCGGCGGCCGTCGTCACCGAGTCGGAGCTGACGGTGCGCCGGGTGCCGATCGAGTTCCTGGAGATCGAGCTGGCGGTGCTGGAGGAGATGGGCCTCGACCACGACCGCACGCCCGAGTACTTCGCGGACAACGGCCGCACCCGGCTGGTGGACCTCACCGTCCGGCCCTCCAAGCTGGAGGCGCCGATCGACAAGATCCACCCCATGCCGTTCCCCGGCCTGAACATCGACAACGTCCCGTTCTTCGCGGCCATCGCGGCGGTCGCCCAGGGCAAGACCCTCATCCACGACTGGGTCTACGACAACCGCGCGATCTACCTGACCGACCTGAACCGCCTCGGCGGGCGCCTGCAGTTGCTCGACCCCCACCGCGTCCTGGTCGAGGGCCCGACCCGCTGGCGTGCCGCCGAGATGATGTGCCCGCCCGCCCTGCGCCCCGCCGTGGTCGTCCTGCTGGCGATGATGGCGGCCGAGGGCACGTCGGTGCTGCGCAACGTGTACGTCATCAACCGGGGCTACGAGGACCTCGCGGAGCGGCTGAACTCCATCGGGGCTCAGATCGAGACGTTCCGGGACATCTGA
- a CDS encoding DUF4236 domain-containing protein has protein sequence MPLTFRKSFRILPGVRLNINKRSWSITTGGGKNGPRYTRSSTGRRTTSMDLPGPFGWRRTRTTGRR, from the coding sequence ATGCCGCTCACGTTCCGCAAGAGTTTCCGGATCCTTCCGGGGGTGCGGCTGAACATCAACAAGCGCTCCTGGTCCATCACCACCGGCGGCGGAAAGAACGGCCCGCGATACACCCGCAGCAGTACGGGACGCCGTACGACATCGATGGACCTGCCCGGGCCTTTCGGGTGGCGTCGCACCCGTACCACCGGGCGTCGTTGA